Proteins encoded together in one Streptomyces sp. TLI_171 window:
- a CDS encoding glycoside hydrolase family 16 protein, translated as MRFHASPARVAAATAATGLAVAALALTSPGTADAAGQHRPSKHRSWATATPSPSTSTPAAPSATPTTAAPSAASPTAAATTTAPAPTPTPTTPLPAQSPFASPTPTATPTSSAPATSAAPTPTGAATGSAPTWQDDFTSASVPLGGWTGCSADGPLQTSHCTGLPAAVDAKWWAYPSGWKDTSKNGTYNPAKTLSIADGQLNIHLNRDSTGTWVAAPTPKLPQNTTYGTYEVTWKATCATGYKVAWLLWPDSYTWPRDGEIDFPEGDLCGNIGAFMHRQGATAGSDQDAYKAGVPVAGAWHVSRIEWQPNDLKFYLDGKLVGHSTSRVPNTPMHWVLQSETSLGGTTAAVGSSADIAIDSVRFWKSGS; from the coding sequence ATGCGCTTTCACGCCTCACCTGCCAGGGTCGCCGCCGCGACCGCTGCGACCGGCCTGGCCGTCGCCGCGCTCGCACTGACCAGCCCGGGCACGGCCGATGCCGCCGGGCAGCACCGCCCGTCCAAGCACCGCAGCTGGGCCACCGCCACGCCGTCCCCGAGCACCTCGACGCCGGCCGCCCCGTCCGCGACACCGACCACCGCCGCACCGAGCGCCGCGAGCCCGACCGCGGCCGCCACCACGACGGCTCCCGCCCCCACGCCGACCCCGACGACCCCGTTGCCGGCCCAGTCGCCGTTCGCGAGCCCGACGCCCACCGCGACGCCCACCTCGTCAGCCCCGGCCACGTCCGCCGCGCCCACGCCGACCGGCGCTGCCACCGGAAGCGCGCCGACCTGGCAGGACGACTTCACCTCCGCCTCGGTGCCGCTCGGCGGCTGGACCGGCTGCAGCGCCGACGGGCCGCTGCAGACCAGCCACTGCACCGGGCTGCCGGCCGCGGTGGACGCCAAGTGGTGGGCGTACCCGTCCGGCTGGAAGGACACCTCGAAGAACGGCACGTACAACCCGGCCAAGACGCTGTCCATCGCGGACGGGCAGCTGAACATCCACCTCAACCGGGACAGCACCGGCACCTGGGTCGCCGCTCCCACGCCGAAGCTGCCGCAGAACACCACGTACGGCACCTACGAGGTCACCTGGAAGGCGACCTGCGCGACCGGGTACAAGGTGGCGTGGCTGCTCTGGCCGGACTCCTACACCTGGCCGCGGGACGGCGAGATCGACTTCCCCGAGGGCGACCTCTGCGGCAACATCGGCGCGTTCATGCACCGCCAGGGTGCGACGGCCGGCAGCGACCAGGACGCCTACAAGGCGGGTGTCCCGGTGGCCGGCGCCTGGCACGTCAGCCGGATCGAGTGGCAGCCGAACGACCTGAAGTTCTACCTGGACGGCAAGCTGGTCGGCCACTCCACCTCGCGGGTGCCGAACACCCCGATGCACTGGGTGCTGCAGTCCGAGACCTCGCTCGGCGGCACCACCGCGGCGGTCGGCTCCTCGGCCGACATCGCGATCGACTCGGTCCGCTTCTGGAAGTCGGGCTCGTAA
- a CDS encoding DMT family transporter — MDTTVTDAARPDGRALAAVVTTVLLWASAFVAIRSASSHYGPGALALGRLLTGTVALFGLLLLRREGAPPRAAWPGIAVSGFLWFGVYMVALNWGERQVEAGTAAMLVNIGPLLIALLGGWLLKEGFPRRLLSGMAVSLAGAVVVGLSMSGGGGSTILGVGLCLLAAVTYAAGVVSQKPALRHASPLQVTAFGCLTGTVACLPFTPQLFSQLGSAPMAATIDMVYLGLFPTALAFSTWAYALARTTAGRMGATTYAVPALVVLMAWAALGEVPGWLTLLGGALCLAGVAVSRRS, encoded by the coding sequence ATGGACACCACCGTCACCGATGCCGCCCGCCCGGACGGCCGAGCCCTCGCGGCCGTCGTCACCACCGTGCTGCTCTGGGCCTCCGCGTTCGTCGCCATCCGGAGCGCATCGAGTCACTACGGCCCGGGCGCGCTGGCCCTCGGGCGGCTGCTCACGGGGACGGTCGCGCTGTTCGGCCTGCTGCTGCTCCGGCGCGAGGGCGCGCCGCCCCGCGCGGCCTGGCCCGGGATCGCCGTGTCGGGCTTCCTGTGGTTCGGGGTGTACATGGTCGCCCTCAACTGGGGGGAACGGCAGGTGGAGGCCGGTACCGCCGCCATGCTCGTCAACATCGGACCGCTGCTGATCGCGCTGCTCGGCGGGTGGCTGCTGAAGGAGGGCTTTCCCCGGAGACTGCTGTCCGGGATGGCGGTCTCCCTCGCCGGTGCGGTGGTGGTCGGCCTGTCGATGTCCGGGGGAGGTGGCAGCACCATCCTCGGCGTCGGACTCTGCCTGCTGGCGGCCGTCACCTACGCGGCCGGCGTGGTGAGCCAGAAACCCGCGCTGCGCCACGCCTCGCCCCTCCAGGTCACCGCGTTCGGCTGCCTGACCGGGACGGTCGCCTGCCTGCCGTTCACCCCCCAGTTGTTCTCGCAGCTCGGGTCGGCGCCCATGGCCGCCACGATCGACATGGTCTACCTGGGCCTGTTCCCGACCGCCCTGGCCTTCTCCACCTGGGCCTACGCGCTGGCACGGACCACCGCCGGGCGGATGGGCGCCACCACGTACGCGGTCCCCGCGCTGGTCGTCCTGATGGCCTGGGCCGCACTCGGCGAGGTCCCCGGCTGGCTGACGCTCCTGGGCGGCGCCCTGTGCCTCGCCGGGGTAGCGGTCTCCCGCCGATCCTGA
- the snpA gene encoding snapalysin: MNRSMTLLAAALGLVLAAGTGVVPAAAVTAQGYTPSAGIAANSSEEANNKAFYEAVMKSARAKQAANPYLLTVAVTYDASQAPTFRTVISQSAQIWNSSVTNVQLRSGTNADFRYYEGNDSRGSYASTDGHGRGYIFLDYAQNRQYSSLRVTAHETGHVLGLPDHYSGPCSELMSGGGPGTSCTNPYPNTTERNRVNNLWVNGLAIAG; this comes from the coding sequence ATGAACCGCTCCATGACCTTGCTCGCCGCCGCCCTCGGACTGGTCCTCGCGGCCGGCACCGGCGTCGTGCCCGCCGCCGCGGTCACCGCCCAGGGCTACACCCCGTCCGCGGGCATCGCCGCCAACTCCTCCGAGGAGGCCAACAACAAGGCCTTCTACGAGGCGGTGATGAAGTCGGCGCGCGCCAAGCAGGCCGCCAACCCCTACCTGCTGACCGTCGCCGTCACCTACGACGCCAGCCAGGCCCCGACCTTCCGCACCGTCATATCCCAGAGCGCCCAGATCTGGAACTCCTCGGTCACCAACGTGCAGCTCCGCTCCGGCACCAACGCCGACTTCCGCTACTACGAGGGCAACGACTCCCGCGGCTCGTACGCCTCGACCGACGGCCACGGCCGCGGCTACATCTTCCTCGACTACGCGCAGAACCGGCAGTACAGCTCGCTGCGCGTCACCGCCCACGAGACCGGCCACGTGCTCGGCCTGCCCGACCACTACTCCGGCCCGTGCAGCGAGCTGATGTCCGGCGGCGGCCCCGGCACGTCGTGCACCAACCCGTACCCGAACACCACCGAGCGCAACCGCGTCAACAACCTCTGGGTGAACGGCCTCGCCATCGCCGGCTGA
- a CDS encoding DUF4345 domain-containing protein translates to MTKATLLRGLVLTMGYADLAIGLFHVLLGNAAIPGAGSAGPTVDSLGRFLGAIFAGYGLAWIWAARQSPIPATAVRWLAGVFWLGALGRLMSLAVHGWPHWFQVVLTAIELTLPPLFLWLADAEEKALGPAGER, encoded by the coding sequence ATGACCAAGGCCACACTGTTGCGGGGACTCGTCCTGACCATGGGGTACGCCGACCTGGCGATCGGACTCTTCCACGTGCTGCTCGGGAACGCCGCGATCCCGGGCGCCGGCTCGGCCGGGCCGACCGTCGACAGCCTCGGGCGGTTCCTCGGCGCGATCTTCGCCGGGTACGGCCTCGCCTGGATCTGGGCCGCCCGGCAGTCGCCGATCCCCGCAACGGCGGTGCGCTGGCTGGCCGGTGTGTTCTGGCTCGGCGCGCTCGGCCGACTGATGTCGCTCGCCGTCCACGGGTGGCCGCACTGGTTCCAGGTGGTCCTGACCGCCATCGAGCTGACGCTGCCGCCGCTGTTCCTCTGGCTGGCGGACGCCGAGGAGAAGGCCCTCGGCCCCGCCGGCGAGCGGTAG
- a CDS encoding LysR family transcriptional regulator — translation MELDVRHLRVLCAIADTGSVRKAARRLGMTQPSLTTQLHRIERTIGGRLFTREQTGSRPTALGHSVLSRARPVITEMDALVAAARAEAAEPGRRRLRIGSVGSRAVAAWLRRVHDRFPETDTTIHIDISAIALLHLVAAEQLDTAFVHESEGFPLHLPAGTEQRVLVAREPQFVALAETHPAAGRPVVSLADLAHDTWMVDPTADHEYAALRRVFAEAGLDPRVVQVRDNATAAELVASGEAVRPCQPTSPPGPGTILRPVHGDPLAVRLLLTWRPDTVGGPALDGLWVDLCHAYLDLASVNPAYRAWLRQHNRSLHTLLAPAGPPTPN, via the coding sequence ATGGAGCTCGACGTCCGACACCTGCGGGTGCTGTGCGCGATCGCGGACACCGGCAGCGTCCGGAAGGCCGCCCGTCGACTCGGCATGACCCAGCCCTCGCTGACCACCCAACTCCACCGCATCGAACGGACCATCGGCGGACGGCTGTTCACCCGCGAACAGACCGGCAGCCGCCCCACCGCCCTCGGCCACTCGGTGCTCTCCCGCGCCCGGCCCGTGATCACCGAGATGGACGCCCTGGTCGCCGCCGCCCGCGCCGAGGCCGCCGAACCCGGCCGCCGCCGACTGAGGATCGGCAGCGTCGGCAGCCGCGCGGTCGCCGCCTGGCTGCGCCGCGTCCACGACCGGTTCCCGGAGACCGACACCACCATCCACATCGACATCTCGGCGATCGCCCTGCTCCACCTGGTCGCCGCCGAACAGCTCGACACCGCCTTCGTCCACGAGAGCGAGGGCTTTCCGCTGCACCTGCCGGCCGGCACCGAGCAGCGGGTGCTGGTCGCCCGCGAACCCCAGTTCGTCGCCCTCGCCGAGACCCACCCCGCCGCCGGCCGACCGGTCGTCAGCCTCGCCGACCTCGCCCACGACACCTGGATGGTCGACCCGACCGCCGACCACGAGTACGCCGCACTGCGGCGGGTCTTCGCCGAGGCCGGACTCGACCCGCGCGTCGTCCAGGTCCGGGACAACGCCACCGCCGCCGAACTCGTCGCCTCCGGCGAAGCCGTCCGCCCCTGCCAGCCCACCTCGCCGCCCGGACCCGGCACCATCCTCCGCCCCGTCCACGGCGACCCGCTCGCCGTCCGGCTGCTGCTCACCTGGCGCCCCGACACCGTCGGCGGCCCGGCCCTCGACGGCCTCTGGGTCGACCTCTGCCACGCCTACCTCGACCTGGCCAGCGTCAACCCCGCCTACCGGGCCTGGCTGCGCCAGCACAACCGCTCCCTGCACACCCTCCTCGCACCGGCCGGGCCGCCGACGCCGAACTGA
- a CDS encoding bifunctional 5,10-methylenetetrahydrofolate dehydrogenase/5,10-methenyltetrahydrofolate cyclohydrolase yields METQQARLMDGTGLARRITEAAAAAAEDIRRRAGVSPCLATVLVGEDPASVTYVRMKQARCAKAGIRSRHVTLPASVSTGGLVEAVAALSEDPDVHGILLQHPVGAHIDERAAFEAISPDKDVDGVTMHSFAAMGFGLPGFVSCTPGGIMRLLDEYEVDLAGKHAVVVGRSPILGKPAGMLLLGRDATVTYCHSRTRDLPSIVREADVLVAAVGRPCFINGADIKPGAVVIDAGYNPGHVGDVDFDTARQRASLITPVPGGVGPMTIAVLLAQTVDAAARQLIRP; encoded by the coding sequence ATGGAGACTCAGCAGGCACGGCTGATGGACGGTACGGGTCTTGCCCGCCGAATCACCGAGGCCGCCGCGGCAGCGGCCGAGGACATTCGTCGGCGCGCCGGGGTGTCCCCCTGCCTGGCGACCGTGCTGGTGGGAGAGGATCCGGCCTCGGTCACCTACGTCCGGATGAAGCAGGCCAGGTGCGCGAAGGCGGGCATCCGCTCGCGGCACGTGACCCTGCCCGCCTCGGTGAGCACCGGCGGCCTGGTGGAAGCGGTCGCCGCGTTGTCCGAGGATCCGGATGTCCACGGCATTCTGCTGCAGCACCCGGTGGGCGCCCACATCGATGAGCGAGCGGCGTTCGAGGCGATCTCCCCCGACAAGGACGTCGACGGGGTCACCATGCACTCCTTCGCAGCGATGGGGTTCGGCCTGCCCGGCTTCGTCTCCTGCACGCCCGGCGGGATCATGCGCCTGCTGGACGAGTACGAGGTCGACCTCGCGGGAAAGCACGCCGTCGTGGTGGGGCGCAGCCCCATCCTGGGAAAGCCTGCCGGCATGCTCCTGCTCGGGCGGGACGCCACGGTGACCTACTGCCACTCCCGTACCCGCGATCTGCCCTCGATCGTGCGCGAGGCGGATGTCCTGGTAGCTGCGGTCGGCCGGCCGTGCTTCATCAACGGGGCGGACATCAAGCCCGGCGCCGTGGTGATCGACGCCGGCTACAACCCGGGCCATGTCGGCGACGTTGATTTCGACACTGCCCGGCAGCGGGCGAGCCTGATCACCCCTGTCCCCGGCGGTGTCGGTCCCATGACCATAGCGGTCCTGCTCGCGCAGACCGTCGACGCGGCTGCACGTCAACTCATCCGCCCCTGA
- a CDS encoding thaumatin family protein, giving the protein MAAVLVAVGTIAVADHLGPTARPDRTTAVREQAAPSPATAAPDSTSPSTPSSPGSSPGSSPAASPSASPSASLAPATPSPSATRPSPGPQPSTAPPGERLITIDNRTGATVWAVATGSAAYPQGRRLEPGQSTSLTVPNNWNGRIWGRTDCASTAASHCAGGDCTTVCDGPNPPTTLGEFAFDAYAGLDFYDVSMVDGSNLPMYVNISHTTTTDPVSPSGCYHGVCTTEVDCPRAMQASADGRVVGCKPPCAAFGGDAYCCVKQWAGRENCLPSKWPVDYTQVFKKAAPYAYSYAFDDSATMPCKGPCYYRVTFGTTP; this is encoded by the coding sequence GTGGCCGCCGTACTCGTCGCCGTCGGCACGATCGCGGTCGCCGACCACCTCGGCCCGACCGCCCGGCCCGACCGCACCACCGCCGTGCGGGAGCAGGCCGCACCGAGCCCTGCCACCGCCGCCCCTGACAGCACGTCACCCTCCACCCCGTCCTCCCCCGGTTCCTCTCCCGGCTCCTCCCCCGCGGCGAGCCCGTCGGCGAGCCCCTCGGCCAGCCTCGCGCCGGCGACGCCGAGCCCGTCCGCGACCCGCCCCTCGCCCGGCCCGCAACCCTCGACCGCGCCGCCGGGCGAGCGGCTGATCACCATCGACAACCGGACCGGCGCGACCGTGTGGGCCGTGGCCACCGGCAGTGCGGCCTACCCGCAGGGCCGCCGCCTGGAGCCCGGCCAGAGCACCTCACTGACAGTGCCGAACAACTGGAACGGCCGGATCTGGGGCCGCACGGACTGCGCCTCGACCGCGGCGAGCCACTGCGCGGGCGGCGACTGCACCACCGTCTGCGACGGCCCCAACCCGCCCACCACCCTCGGCGAGTTCGCCTTCGACGCCTACGCCGGCCTGGACTTCTACGACGTCAGCATGGTCGACGGCTCGAACCTGCCGATGTACGTCAACATCTCGCACACCACCACGACCGACCCGGTCAGCCCTTCCGGCTGCTACCACGGCGTCTGCACCACCGAGGTCGACTGCCCGCGCGCCATGCAGGCCTCCGCCGACGGCCGCGTGGTCGGCTGCAAACCACCCTGCGCGGCGTTCGGCGGCGACGCCTACTGCTGCGTCAAGCAGTGGGCGGGCCGCGAGAACTGCCTCCCCTCGAAGTGGCCGGTCGACTACACGCAGGTCTTCAAGAAGGCGGCGCCGTACGCCTATTCCTACGCCTTCGACGACTCCGCGACCATGCCGTGCAAGGGTCCCTGCTACTACCGGGTGACCTTCGGCACCACTCCCTGA
- a CDS encoding TetR/AcrR family transcriptional regulator, protein MSPRQRLSPDHRRAQLLGVAAQLFAAHPYEDVLMEDVAEHAGISRALLYRHFPSKHALFAALYRQAAEQLLARTRFDPADTLVEQLVEGLDAHIEYFAENRNTVLAANRVLAGDRVIQTIIADELDALRERLLGALPHADASTRQAVSGVLKSWLVFVQVLCVDWLTEQTCTRTELRNICIGAVLGALRPLLAEDPAPDWPH, encoded by the coding sequence GTGTCTCCCCGACAACGGCTCAGCCCCGACCACCGCCGCGCCCAACTCCTCGGCGTCGCAGCGCAATTGTTCGCCGCCCACCCGTACGAGGACGTGCTCATGGAGGACGTGGCGGAGCACGCCGGGATCTCCCGCGCGCTGCTGTACCGGCACTTCCCGAGCAAGCACGCGCTCTTCGCCGCCCTCTACCGGCAGGCCGCCGAGCAGTTGCTCGCCAGAACCCGCTTCGACCCCGCCGACACGCTGGTCGAACAACTCGTAGAGGGACTGGACGCCCACATCGAGTACTTCGCGGAGAACCGCAACACCGTGCTGGCGGCCAACCGGGTACTGGCCGGGGACCGCGTGATCCAGACGATCATCGCCGACGAACTCGACGCCCTCCGCGAGCGGCTGCTCGGGGCCCTCCCGCACGCCGACGCCAGCACCCGGCAGGCCGTGTCAGGGGTGCTGAAGAGTTGGCTGGTGTTCGTCCAGGTGCTGTGCGTCGACTGGTTGACCGAGCAGACCTGCACCCGCACCGAACTGCGCAACATCTGCATCGGCGCGGTACTCGGAGCCCTCAGACCCCTCCTCGCCGAGGACCCCGCCCCCGACTGGCCGCACTGA
- a CDS encoding sigma-70 family RNA polymerase sigma factor, producing the protein MPNTPRSGPDTRTVTAARAGDRQALDRLVAECLPLVYNIVGRALSGHADVDDVVQETLMRTVRGLSALRDPAAFRSWLVAIAVRQVRNRQHDRAVALDRVAPLEAAEAIPDPALDFAGLTILQLGLTDQRREIAEATRWLDPADRELLSLWWLKETGELEQADLVAALGLSTGHTAVRVGRMKKQLEVSRLVVRALAADPRCQALDVTAAGWDAAPAPLWRKRFARHLRDCPRCAGLDRGLLPMERLLYGLPLLPVPPQFDPARILDAVTAGAAPDPSAPGGAHRAQQARRARRAGHGGPRAVSKPVLGSAAAALAAVAVLVGARLAPGLLDEPAATTALAASPAAPAPAPASPGTAGPSAAESAAPSVSPSPLPSPSGSPSAASPAGSASPGAGAAAPTGVAASGRKGVGVWSFNGVSQALAASGASWYYTWATQHPGITTPGSASFVPMIWGAASVTDTSLAQARAGGPYLLGFNEPDMAAQSNMTVDQALALWPRLMQAGQVLGSPAVAYGGDTPGGWLDRFMSGAAAKGYRVDFIALHWYGGDFRTPQAVSQLTSYLEAVHERYHKPIWLTEYALIDFSQGTRFPTPEQQAAFVTASTKALDALPWLQRYAWFGLGADPAKPSSGLFTDGTTPTAAGRAYQNAP; encoded by the coding sequence ATGCCGAACACCCCACGCAGTGGACCCGACACCAGGACGGTGACGGCGGCGCGCGCCGGAGACCGGCAGGCCCTGGATCGCCTGGTGGCCGAGTGCCTGCCGCTGGTCTACAACATCGTCGGCAGGGCGTTGAGCGGCCATGCCGACGTCGACGACGTCGTACAGGAGACGCTGATGCGTACGGTGCGAGGGCTGTCGGCGCTGCGGGACCCCGCCGCGTTCCGGTCCTGGCTGGTGGCCATCGCCGTCCGGCAGGTGCGCAACCGGCAGCACGACCGCGCCGTGGCCCTCGACCGGGTGGCCCCGCTGGAGGCGGCGGAGGCGATACCCGATCCCGCCCTGGACTTCGCGGGCCTGACCATCCTTCAACTCGGCCTCACCGATCAGCGCCGGGAGATCGCCGAGGCCACCCGCTGGCTCGACCCCGCCGACCGCGAACTGCTCTCGCTGTGGTGGCTGAAGGAGACCGGCGAACTGGAGCAGGCCGACCTGGTCGCGGCCCTCGGCCTGTCGACCGGTCACACCGCGGTCCGGGTCGGCCGGATGAAGAAGCAACTGGAGGTCTCCCGGCTGGTGGTGCGCGCCCTGGCCGCCGATCCGCGCTGCCAGGCACTGGACGTGACCGCCGCCGGCTGGGACGCGGCCCCGGCGCCGCTGTGGCGCAAGCGGTTCGCCCGGCACCTGCGCGACTGCCCGCGCTGCGCGGGCCTCGACCGCGGCCTGCTCCCGATGGAGCGGCTGCTGTACGGCCTGCCGCTGCTGCCCGTCCCGCCGCAGTTCGACCCGGCGCGGATCCTCGACGCCGTCACCGCGGGCGCCGCACCGGACCCTTCGGCACCCGGCGGTGCGCACCGGGCGCAGCAGGCCCGGCGGGCCCGGCGGGCCGGGCACGGCGGGCCGCGGGCGGTCTCCAAGCCGGTGCTGGGGAGCGCGGCAGCGGCCCTGGCCGCGGTGGCGGTCCTGGTCGGCGCGCGGCTGGCCCCGGGCCTGCTCGACGAACCGGCCGCGACGACCGCGCTCGCCGCGAGCCCCGCCGCCCCCGCGCCCGCACCGGCATCGCCCGGGACGGCCGGGCCGAGCGCGGCGGAGTCGGCCGCCCCGTCCGTCTCGCCCTCGCCCCTTCCGTCCCCGTCCGGCTCGCCGTCCGCCGCGTCCCCGGCCGGCTCGGCGTCGCCCGGGGCAGGAGCGGCCGCTCCGACCGGGGTCGCCGCGTCCGGTCGGAAGGGGGTCGGTGTCTGGTCCTTCAACGGGGTGAGCCAGGCGCTCGCCGCGTCCGGAGCGAGCTGGTACTACACCTGGGCCACCCAGCACCCCGGCATCACGACTCCCGGGTCGGCGTCGTTCGTCCCGATGATCTGGGGTGCTGCCTCCGTCACCGACACCTCCCTCGCCCAGGCCCGCGCGGGCGGCCCCTACCTGCTCGGGTTCAACGAACCCGACATGGCCGCCCAGTCGAACATGACGGTCGATCAGGCCCTGGCGCTGTGGCCGCGACTGATGCAGGCCGGACAGGTCCTCGGCAGCCCGGCGGTGGCGTACGGCGGCGACACCCCGGGCGGGTGGCTGGACCGCTTCATGTCCGGCGCCGCGGCGAAGGGGTACCGCGTCGACTTCATCGCCCTCCACTGGTACGGCGGGGACTTCCGCACCCCGCAGGCCGTCAGCCAGCTGACCTCCTACCTGGAGGCCGTCCACGAGCGCTACCACAAGCCGATCTGGCTCACCGAGTACGCCCTCATCGACTTCTCGCAGGGCACCCGCTTTCCGACCCCCGAGCAGCAGGCCGCCTTCGTCACCGCCTCCACCAAGGCCCTCGACGCCCTGCCCTGGCTCCAGCGCTACGCCTGGTTCGGACTCGGCGCCGACCCGGCGAAGCCGAGCAGCGGCCTCTTCACCGACGGCACCACCCCGACCGCCGCCGGCCGGGCCTACCAGAACGCACCCTGA